Proteins from a genomic interval of Scatophagus argus isolate fScaArg1 chromosome 6, fScaArg1.pri, whole genome shotgun sequence:
- the LOC124060799 gene encoding sentrin-specific protease 5-like → MVHSGSASPMKTTSSVSPHLTVPATAPPLQALPIVIPPVDTTDQDLTQTPAKFHTTDLTSNSDLIQPSTPTPADAEPPVVTKTKALPSNSCPTSSWSSAPAPTPAQGPVNGRTSGRKRTPRACDCCGPNSTGHNVRTSNRGRGRGRGRGRGTGASSHLWDTPKSKVGGQLMHIKSFDLTKEEAEEAEDGDMRDEKVQTTAVVADSQLQTSVSLPVTGHLQDGPIRNHTVPETEDMLMEESGVAGAGGKGDLDDMDWEKRFLGMASRGASVVKGRGRGGRGEVGATFASKMGVEGGIKRGGLGGVVNSPKTYALPRLGFMQRQWPNKDAHLDHGEHPDLSAVKSPVGNGDTVNLSDTEPEEEVKEDNMTEMENGLSSVSWQSGPASGSVSPQDLDSEMQVDLCPDKTDSMSAPVTLSNGNINTPTNEDHCSTLMEVETSLPATVAPQCEGPVAVCSMQHRWALRDHRLYCQPGTWEKEEMEEELDKTDGKIQDEEESQEQLTDLIHEFMESFYMKYGSFIPISETDVLEYLKKKGNSETSNRGLDIKREMTRYRAGLASAPIAGFMVTYNKHTLGLEDLGTLEEQNWLNDQIINMYGELIMEATQHKVHFFNSFFHKQLVAKGYDGVKRWTKKVDLFSKWLLLIPIHLEIHWSLVTVTMATKTISYYDSQGIVFRHTTDNIMKYLLSEAREKKQTAFQKGWKITIIKGIPQQKNDSDCGVFVLEYCRCLSVKQPLRFSQEDMPRIRKRIYKELCDCRLND, encoded by the exons ATGGTTCACAGCGGCTCTGCATCCCCAATGAAAACAACATCGTCAGTATCACCTCATTTAACTGTTCCTGCTACAGCACCTCCTCTGCAAGCACTTCCTATAGTAATTCCTCCAGTTGATACTACAGATCAAGACCTAACCCAGACCCCTGCCAAATTCCACACCACAGACCTTACCTCCAACTCAGACTTGATCCAGCCCTCGACTCCGACTCCTGCTGATGCTGAGCCTCCTGTTGTAACCAAGACAAAAGCACTTCCTTCTAACTCATGCCCAACATCATCCTGGTCCTCTGCACCAGCACCAACACCTGCTCAGGGCCCAGTCAATGGCCGTACATCAGGCAGGAAGAGGACACCCAGGGCCTGTGACTGCTGTGGCCCCAACAGTACAGGACACAATGTCAGAACCTCTaacagagggaggggaagggggagagggagggggagaggaacGGGGGCCAGTAGTCACCTCTGGGACACCCCAAAAAGCAAAGTGGGTGGCCAGCTGATGCATATTAAGAGTTTTGATTTGACcaaggaggaggcggaggaagCAGAAGATGGAGATATGAGAGACGAGAAGGTCCAAACAACTGCAGTAGTGGCTGACAGTCAGCTACAAACGTCTGTTTCCCTCCCTGTCACTGGCCACCTGCAGGATGGACCAATAAGGAACCATACTGTGCCGGAAACGGAGGACATGTTGATGGAGGAGTCAGGTGTTGCTGGTGCAGGAGGGAAAGGGGATTTAGATGACATGGATTGGGAAAAGAGGTTTTTGGGAATGGCAAGTAGGGGAGCATCAGTAGTTAAAGGACGAGGGAGGGGAGGTAGAGGAGAGGTGGGAGCTACGTTTGCATCAAAAATGGGAGTAGAAGGTGGAATAAAGAGGGGAGGTTTAGGTGGTGTTGTCAACAGCCCTAAAACATATGCCCTACCTCGATTAGGGTTTATGCAGAGGCAGTGGCCAAACAAAGATGCACATTTGGACCATGGAGAGCACCCTGACCTCAGCGCAGTTAAATCTCCTGTTGGAAATGGAGATACTGTAAACCTATCTGACACCGAacctgaggaggaggtgaaggaggataACATGACGGAAATGGAAAATGGACTGTCCTCTGTCTCATGGCAGTCAGGTCCTGCTTCAGGGTCAGTATCACCCCAGGACCTCGACTCTGAGATGCAGGTGGACCTTTGTCCTGACAAAACAGACTCCATGTCTGCACCAGTAACTCTGTCCAACGGAAACATCAACACACCAACAAATGAGGACCACTGCTCCACACTGATGGAGGTGGAAACTTCTCTTCCAGCTACAGTTGCTCCTCAATGCGAGGGGCCTGTTGCAGTATGCAGTATGCAGCACCGCTGGGCATTAAGAGACCACAGGCTGTACTGTCAGCCTGGCACctgggagaaggaggagatggaagaAGAGTTGGACAAAACTGATGGAAAGATACAGGATGAGGAAGAAAGCCAGGAGCAGCTTACTGATCTGATCCACG AGTTTATGGAGAGCTTCTACATGAAGTATGGCAGTTTCATTCCTATCAGTGAGACTGATGTCCTGGAATACCTGAAGAAGAAAGGCAATTCTGAAACCAGCAACag gGGACTGGACATCAAAAGGGAGATGACTCGGTATCGGGCGGGGCTGGCCTCTGCTCCAATTGCAGGCTTCATGGTTACGTATAACAAACACACCCTGGGCCTGGAGGACCTTGGCACGCTGGAGGAACAGAACTGGCTTAATGACCAG aTTATCAACATGTATGGAGAACTCATCATGGAGGCGACACAACACAAG GTTCATTTTTTCAACAGCTTTTTCCACAAGCAGCTGGTTGCCAAGGGTTATGACGGTGTGAAGAGATGGACTAAAAAA GTTGACCTGTTCTCCAAGTGGCTGTTGCTAATTCCCATCCATTTAGAAATCCACTGGTCTCTTGTCACGGTCACCATGGCGACCAAAACCATCAGTTACTATGACAGCCAAGGCATTGTCTTCAGACACACCACAGAT AACATTATGAAGTACCTTTTGTCTGAAgccagagagaagaaacagaccGCTTTCCAGAAAGGCTGGAAAATTACGATCATTAAG GGTATTCCTcagcagaaaaatgacagcGACTGTGGAGTTTTTGTCCTCGAG tACTGCcgttgtctgtctgtgaagcAGCCTCTGCGGTTCAGCCAGGAGGACATGCCTCGCATCCGCAAGAGAATCTACAAGGAGCTGTGTGACTGCCGCCTCAACGATTGA